From the Streptomyces sp. NBC_00091 genome, the window GATCGCGTGCAGGGCGGAGTCCGACAGTGCGGGGTGCAGGCCGAAGCGGGCCGCGGCGCCCTGCTGGTCCTCGGGCAGACGGACCTCGGCGAAGACCTCGTCGCCCCGGCGCCACGCGGCGCGCAGGCCCTGGAAGGCGGGCCCGTACCCGAAGCCCGCCGCCGCGAACTCGGCGTAGAGGCCGCTCACGTCGACCGGGCTCGCGCCCTCGGGCGGCCACACCCCGAAGGCGGCGGCCGCGGGGGCGGTGTCCGGGGCGAGGTGCCCGCCGGCGTGGCGGGTCCACGGCTGCCCGGTCCCGGCCGGGTCGGCGCCCGCGCCGTCGGTACGGGCGTACACGGCCACCGGCCGCCTGCCCGCCCCGTCGGCCGCGCCGACGGTGAGCTGGACCTGGACGCCGCCGTGTTCGGGCAGCGGCAGCGGTGCCTCCAGGACCAGTTCCTCCACGCGTGCGCAGCCGAGCTGCCGGCCGGCGTGCAGGGCCAGCTCCAGGAACGCGGTGCCCGGCAGCAGGGCGTGGTCCAGCAGCGCGTGGTCGGCGAGCCAGGGGTGGGAGGTCCGCGAGAGGCGGGTGGTGAAGAGGAACCCGTCGGTGTCCGGCAGCGGGACGGCGGCGCCGAGCAGCGGGTGTCCGGCGGAGCCGAGGCCCAGCGCGGTCGCGTCGCCGGCGGGGGCGAACGCCTCCGGCCAGTACCGGCTGCGCTGGAAGGCGTACGTGGGCAGGCCGGCGTACGCGGGCAGGTCGGCGGGGTGCGGCAGGTGCCCGGCGTACGCCGCGTCCCAGTCCACCTCCACGCCGTGGACGTGGGCGGCGGCGAGGGAGCTGAGGAAGCGTCCGGTGCCGCCGGCGTCCCGGCGCAGCGTCTCGCCCAGGAAGGCGTCGGTGCCGGTCTGTTCGAGGGTCTCGGCCAGGCCCACGCCCAGCACCGGGTGGGGGCTGATCTCCAGGAAGTGGGCGTAACCGTCGGCGGCGAGGGCGCGCACGGCCTGCTCGAGCTGGACCGTCTGGCGCATGTTGCGGTACCAGTAGCCGGCGTCGAGCCCCTCGGTGTCCAGGAGGGTGCCGGTCACGGTGGAGTAGTAGGGGACGGCGGATTCGGCCGGGGCGGCGGTGGCGAGGGCGTCGAGCATCCGTTCGCGCACCTCCTCGATGCGCGCCGAGTGCCCCGGGGTGTCCACACCGGGGACCCGCCGGGCCCAGACGCCGTCGGCCGTCAGCTTCTCCAGCAGTTCCTCCAGGGCCGTGCGGTCGCCCGCGACGACCACGGAGGTCGGTCCGTTGACGGCGGCGAGGGAGAGCCGGCCGTCCCAGGCGGGCAGCAGGTCGGCGACCCGCTCGGCCGGCAGGGCGACCGAGGCCATCGCGCTGGTTCCCGACAGCTCCAGCAGGGCCTGGCTGCGCAGGGCGACGATCCTGGCCCCGTCGGCCAGGGACAGCGCGCCGGCGACGACGGCCGCGGCGACCTCGCCCTGGCTGTGGCCGACCACGGCGGCCGGTTCGACGCCGCAGGCCCGCCAGAGTTCGGCGAGGGAGAGCATCACCGCGAACAGGGCGGGCTGCAGGACGTCCACCCGGTCCAGGGAGGGCGCGCCGTCCGCCGCCCGCAGGACGTCGGTCAGCGACCAGTCCACGTACGGGGCGAACGCGGCCTCGCACGCTTCGATGCGTTCGGCGAAGGCCGGGGAGCTGTCGAGGAGTCCGAGGGCCATGCCGGTCCACTGCGAGCCCTGGCCGGGGAAGACGAAGACCGGCCGGACGCCGGACGCCCGGGCCACGCCGGTGATCAGCCCGTCGGGGCGCTGTCCGTCGTCCTGGCCCGTGTCCGGGCCGGCGGCCAGCGCGTCCAGCTGCCGCAGGAAGCCGGGCCGGTCCCCGGCGAGGAGGACCGCGCGGTGTTCGAAGGCCGAGCGGGTGTGCAGGAGGGCGCCGGCCACGGCGTGCGGGTCCAGGGCGGGGTCGGCCCCGAGCCGGTCCCGCAGCCGCTCGGCCTGCGCGGCGAGGGCCGGGGCGGTGCGGCCGGAGAGCGGCCAGGGCAGGGGCGGGGCGGTGGCGCTCGCGCTGCGGGAGAAGGCCGCGGGGCGGGCGGCGGGCGCGGCGGTGTCCGCGTCGGGGGCGTCGGCGGCCGGGGCTCCGGCGGCCGGGGTGTCCTGCGCCGGGAGCGGTTCGGGGGCCTGTTCCAGGATGGCGTGGGCGTTGGTGCCGCTGATGCCGAAGGAGGACACGGCGGCGCGCCGGGGGCGTCCGGTCGCGGGCCACGGCCGGGCTTCGGCGAGCAGCTCCACGGCGCCGGAGGCCCAGTCGACGTGCGGGGTCGGCTCTTCGGCGTGCAGGGACTTGGGGAGTACGCCGTGGCGCATGGCCATGACCATCTTGATGACCCCGCCGGCTCCGGCGGCTGCCTGGGTGTGGCCGATGTTGGACTTGAGCGAGCCCAGCCACAGGGGCTGGTCCGCGGGCCTGTCCTGGCCGTAGGCCGCGAGCAGCGACTGCGCCTCGATGGGGTCGCCGAGCGAGGTGCCCGTGCCGTGGGCCTCGACCGCGTCGATCTGGTCGGCGGTCAGCCGGGCGTTGGCCAGGGCCTGCCCGATGACCCGTTGCTGCGAGGGGCCGTTGGGGGCGGTGAGGCCGTTGCTGGCGCCGTCCTGGTTGACGGCCGTGCCCCGGATCACCGCGAGCACCTCGTGGCCGTTGCGCCGGGCGTCCGAGAGCCGCTCCAGGAGGAGCATGCCGACGCCTTCGGACCAGCCCGTGCCGTCCGCGTGCGCGGAGAAGGGCTTGCAGCGGCCGTCGGGGGCGAGGGAGCGCTGGCGGCTGAACTCCACGAAGGAGGCGGGCGTGGACATGACCGTCGCGCCGCCGGTCATCGCGAGGGAGCACTCGCCGCGGCGCAGCGACTCGGCGGCCAGGTGCAGGGTCACCAGCGAGGACGAGCAGGCCGTGTCCACGGTGAGGGCGGGGCCCTCGAAGCCGAAGGTGTAGGCGATGCGGCCCGAGGCGATGCTGCCGGCGCTGCCGTTGATGACGTAGCCGGCCAGGTTCTCCCGGCCCTCCAGGAGGTTGGCGTAGTCGTGGTACATCACCGAGAGGAACACTCCGGTGCGGCTGCCGCGCAGCGAGGCGGCGTCGATCCCGGCGCGTTCGACGACCTCCCAGGCGGTCTCCATCAGGAGGCGCTGCTGGGGGTCCATCGCCAGGGCCTCGCGCTGGTTGATCCCGAAGAACGCGGCGTCGAACTCGGCGACGCGGTCGATGAACCCGCCCTCGCGGGTGTACGTCGTACCGGGCCGCTCGGGGTCCGGGTCGTACAGCGCTTCGAGGTCCCAGCCGCGGTCGGCGGGGAAGGGGGAGATCGCGTCGACTCCCCCGTCGAGCAGCCGCCACAGGTCCTCCGGCGACGTCACGCCGCCGGGGAAGCGGCAGCCCATTCCCACGATGGCGATGGGCTCGTGGCCCGCTTCCTCGGCATCGTGGAGCTGCTGCTTGACGGAGCGCAGTTCGACGGTCGCGCGCTTCAGGTAGTCGCGGAGTTCTTGTTCGGTCGCCATCGGCATAGCCCTTTGTTGTCTGATGTCGGAAACAGCTGCGGAGGGAGCCGCGCGTTCCGCACCGTCCGGGCCCCGCTCAGTGCGCGTCGGAGTCGGCCGTGGCGGACAGCAGCGACAGGCGGCTCGCGGTCCGGTTGACGTCGAGCGGCAGGGTCTCGCCGCGCAGTACGTCGTCGAGCGGTGCCTCTCCGACGAGGACGAGGCGTACGTCCCGGTCGCAGAGCACGTCGATCAGGTTGGCGAACCGCTGGGCCGCGTCCCGGTTCTCCCCGGCCAGGCGGGGCAGGCCGGAGAGCACCCAGCGGGGGAAGCGGTCCACCACGGCCAGGTAGTCGCCGGTCGAGTTCGGCTGGTCGCACAGGTCGTGGAAGTCGAACCAGACCAGGTCGCCGCGGACCGCCAGCGCGGGCACCGTGCGGCCGCCGCTGACCTCCACCGGCCGGCGTTCGGCGGCCTCGGGCAGGCTCAGGCCCTGCTCGGCGAGCTGCTCGCCGGTGCCGGGCCAGACGTACGCCCCGCGCTCGAACTCGGAGCGGGCCGCGCCGGATGCGTACTCGGCCCGGTAGTCGCGTCCGCCGCCGAGCTCGACCACGTCCATGGTCTCTTCGAGCATCTTGATCGTGGGCTCGAACATCTCGTGGAAGACCGGGTTGGGGAGCAGTCCGGCCGGAGGGTAGTTCGAGGTGGTGAGCAGGGTGATCTTCTGGTCGAGGATCGACCTGAGCACCCGGCCGATCAGCATCGCGTCACCGGCGTCGTGGACGTGGAACTCGTCGAAGACGAGGAAGCGGCAGTCGCCGAGGAGTTCGGTGACGGCGAGGTCGGTGACCCGGCGGTCGCCGCGGTGGCGGTAGTACGCGGCGTGGAACTCGCGGAAGAAGTCGTGGAAGTGCAGCCGGCGCTTGTTCCGCAGCGGCAGGGCCTCGTAGAAGGTGGTGGTCAGCCAGCTCTTGCCGCGGCCGACCGACCCCCACAGGTACACCCCGCGCGGTGGTGCGGGGTTGCGGCGCAGCAGTCCCCGTCGCCGCGTCACCTCCGCGCCGAGTTCGCCGAGCCTGAGGGCGGCCTGCCGCTGGGCGTCGTCCAGCACGAATCCGGCCTGCTGGGCGGCGTGTTCGAACTCCCGCATCAACTGATGATCACCAGTTTCCCGTTGGTATCGAATCCTGATGCGCACGAGCGATCAAGAGATGATCATCATTCCCGACGCGTACGGTCCCCTCCAAGGCTGGATCACCGCGACCCCTCCCCCCACCCCTGCGTCCGGCCCGGGCACCCCTGACCGGGCGCCGGCCACCCCTACTCGGCCGGTCCGGCCAGGGTGGTGACGTGCGCGGCCAGGTCGCGCAGGCGGGGGTGGCGGTAGACGTCCTTGGTGGGGAGGGTGACGCCGAGTTCGGCGCGGACGCGGGCCACCACGCGCAGGGCCATCAGGGAGTGCCCGCCGAGGGCGAAGAAGTCGTCGCCGGCCCGGACGGCGTCCCGGCCCAGGACGGTGGACCAGACCTCGGCGACGAGCCGCTCGGCCGGGGTCCGCAGCTCCTCGTCCGGGCCCGTGTCCGGGCCCGCGTCCGGGCCGGTCCCGGGGTGCGGCGGCGGGGGCGCGGTGGGCAGGGCGGCGCGGTCGAGCTTGCCGCCGGGGGCCAGCGGCCACGGGCTGACCGCCTGGAAGGCGGCCGGGACCAGGTGCGCGGGCAGCCGGTCCGCCAGGTGGGCGCGCAGCGGTGCGGGGTCGGTGCCGGTGCCGGGGGCGGGCAGCCAGTAGGCGGTGAGCGTCTCCCCGCGCGGTTCCACCGCGGCCGCGGCGACCGAGGGGTGGCCGGCCAGGGCGGCCTCGACCTCGCCGGGTTCGATGCGCAGGCCGCGCAGTTTGACCTGGCGGTCGGTGCGGCCGAGGAGTTCGAGGGTGCCGTCCGGGCGGAGCCGGCCGCGGTCGCCGGTGCGGTACATGCGGGATCCGTCGGCCTGCCAGGGGTCGGCCGTGAAGCGTTCGGCGGTGGCGGCGGGGCGGCCGGCGTAGCCGCGGGCGGGGCGGTCGCCCGCCAGGTACACCTCGCCGGTCTCCCCGGCGGGCAGCCGGCGCAGGCGTGCGTCGAGGACGTAGACGCGGATGCCGGGCAGGGGGCGGCCGGCGTGCGGGTCGGGGCCGAGGACGGGGGCGGCGGTGGCGTCGACGGTGAACTCGGTGGGCCCGTAGAGGTTGACGGCCTCCAGGACTCCGCGGGCGGTGGCCTCGGCGATGCGCTGCCAGAGGGCGGCCGGGACCTGTTCGCCGCCGAGGTGCAGGCGCAGCGGCGGCTCGTGCGCGGCCCGGTCGGTGAGGCGGTCGTGGAGGGTGGCCCAGTGGGAGGGGGTGGCGTCGAGGTCCGTGACGGCGTGGGCGCGCAGGGTGGCGGCGAGCCGCTCCGGGTCGGCGCGGGTCTCGTCGTCGAGGAGGACGAGGGTGTCGCCCCGGCACACGCGGGTCCACTGCTGGACGGACGCGTCGAAGGAGGTGCTGGCGTTCCAGGCGACCGTGGCGGGGCCGGGCCCGTGGGTGCCCGAGGCGGCGAGGGCGGCCATCAGGCGGGCGACCCCGCCGCGGGTGGCCTCGACCCCCTTGGGGCGGCCGGTGGTGCCGGAGGTGTGGATGACGTACGCCGTCTCCAGCGGGTGGACGGCGGCCCAGTCGGCGGCGCCCTCCTCGCCCGGTGCGGGCAGCTCGTGCAGTACGTGGTGCAGGCCGGCTTCGCGGGCGATGCGCAGGCGGTGGGCCTCGGGGTAGGCCGGGTCCAGGGGGACGTAGGCGGCGCCCGCGCGCCAGACCGCGAGCAGGGCCACGACCAGGTCGGCTCCGCGCGGCAGGGCGATGCCCACCCGGGTGCCGCGTCCGGCGCCCCGGGCCAGCAGGCCGGCGGCGGCCCGGGCGGACGCGGTGTCCAGTTCGGCGAAGGTGAGGGAGCGGTCGGGGGCGACGACGGCGGTGCGGCCGGGGTCGCGGGCGACGGCCGCGGCGAACAGCCGCCCGGGATCGGGGGCGGCGGCCGGCGCGGGGGCGGACGCGTACGGGGCTGCGGATGCGGTGGTCATGAGGGGAATCCGGCGCTCTCGGTGGACGGGCGGCAGTCGGACAGGGCCACGGGGTCGCCCATGGCGACCAGGATGCGGCGCTCGCCCCGGTAGGCCTCCCGGCCGTGGGCGGTCAGGAGGTTGTCGACGAGCAGGACGTCGCCGGGGCGCCAGTCCTCCCGTACGGTCGCGGCGTCGTACGCGCGGTCGATGGCGGCGACCTGCTCCTCGGTGAGCGGGGTGCCGTCGCCGAAGGAGGTGTCGAAGGGCAGCCCGTCGGGGCCGAGTTCGTCCAGGAGCACCTGGCGCAGCTCGGCGTCCAGGGCCCACTGGTTCCAGAACGCGGCGTGGTTGAACCAGACCTCCTCGCCGGTGTGCGGGTGGCGGATGACGGCGGGCCGTACCTGGGCGGTGCGCAGGGTGCCGTCCGGCTGCCAGGAGCAGCTGATCCGGTTCGCGGCGCAGTAGCGCTCGACCTCGTCGCGCGAATCGGTGGCGAAGGCGGTCCGCCAGTCGACGGACAGGTGGTCGGAGTAGGAGCGGGTCAGCCGCCAGCCGGTGGCGCGGAAGCGGCGCACGAGGTCCTCGGGGAGGTTGCGCAGCACCTGCCGGACGTCGGTGACGGGGGTGGCGCCGCCCTGTTCGGGGGCGATCAGGCAGCCGAAGAGCAGCCGGCCGGGAAAGGTGAGGGTGTAGCTGTTCTCGTTGTGGGGGCGGATCGGCTGCGCGGACGGCAGGTCGGTGGAGGAGAAGACGTCGTCGCCGAAGTCGCTGCGCGGGGTGGCCTTCTCCCGGTAGGCGGTGCGCTCGGTGAACAGGGCGTCGCGGATGCGGGCGAAGTCGGCCGGGTCGTGCAGGGGCAGGCCGCGCAGGAGGAGCGCGCCGCTTTCGGCGAGGGCCGCGCGCAGGGCCCCGCGGGAGGCGGAGAGCCAGTGGCAGGTCTGTTCGAGGCCGGCGGCCGGGCGGGCGGCGACCCGGGTGGGGGCGCCGGGGGTGACCCGCAGGCTGAGGGGGGCGGTGCGGGAGAGGGACAGGGTGGTCATGTCTTCGGGGTTCTCCTCAGTGGGCGGCGACGGCCCGCAGGGCGGCGATGTGGCGGGGCAGGACCGCCCAGTCGCCGGGGGTGTAGAAGTGGCCGCCGGGCAGGGCGGTGACCTCGGCGGCGCCCGTGGTGAGCTCGCGCCAGCGGGCGGCCCCGGCCGGGTCGACGACGGGGTCGGACGCGCCGTGCAGTACCTGGAGGGGGGCCTGGACGCGGACGCCCGGGACGTAGCGGTAGTCGTCGCGGACCCGGATGTCGGCGCGCATCAGCTCGACGGCCATGGCGGTGAGGTCGGGGTCGCCCAGGACGTAGTCGGGCAGCAGGCCCGCGGTGCGCATCCAGTCGAGGAGCTGGGCGTCGGTGTCCCGGCCGGCGGGGAACTGGTCGCGTTCGGTGACTCCGCCGCTGGGCGCGTTGCAGGAGGAGACGACGAGCGCCCGCGGGCCCAGCCCCGCGCGCTCGAGGCGGACGGCGGCCTCGAAGGCGACCCAGCCGCCCATGCTGTGCCCGAACAGCACGTACGGGGTGCGCGCGGCGGCCCGTACCGCGTCGGCGGCGTCCGCGACGAGGGCGTCCCAGGTGGGGGCGTGGTCCTCGGCGAAGCGGCCTTCGCGGCCCGGGTAGCAGACCAGGGCGAGGTCGGTGTCCTCGGGCACGGCGCGGGCCCAGTCCCGGTAGGCGGCGGTGCCGCCGCCGCAGAATCCGAGGCAGACCAGGGTGCGGCGGGCGCCGGGGCGGTCCAGTGGTCTGATCACCACGGTGTCGTGCGTCACGGTCGGTTCCCTCCGGCCGGGCCGGTCATCGCCACGAGGACCTGGCGGGGCCCGGTGAAGGGCTCCCGGCCGTGGGCGACCAGCAGGTTGTCGAGGATCAGGAGGTCGCCTTCCTGCCAGGGGAAGGCGAAGGCGGCCTCGTCGTAGGCGGCGCGCACGGCGGCGAGGTCGGCGTCGGGGATGGGCGTGCCGTCCGCGAAGTAGGCGTTGCGCGGCAGGTCCTGCTCCCCGTACATCTCCAGCAGCGCCTCGCGGACCTCGGGTTCGAGGGCGGAGGAGTGGAAGAGGTGGGCCTGGTTGAACCAGGCCTCCGCGCCGCCGGCGGGGTCGGTGACGAGCGCGGGGCGGTGGTGGCGGGTGCGCAGCGCGCCGTCGCCGGTCCATTCGAAGGCGATGCCGGCGGCCCGGCAGCGCTCCTCGACCTCGTGCGGGTCCTCGCTCTGGAAGCCCTCCTGCCAGGACAGGCCGAGGCCTTCGCGGTAGACGCGGGTGTAGAGGACGCCGGCCCGGAAGCGGTCGACGAGGTCGGGGGGCAGCAGCCGCAGCACGGCGCGGCCGTCGGCGATGGGGGTGGCGCCGCCGGTGGGGGCGGCCTCGGCGCACAGGAAGTAGACGGTGCCGGGCGGCCTGGACGCGTACGAGCTCTCGTTGTGCAGCGGGATGGTCTGGTCGGGCGGGTAGGCGGTGGAGGTGTAGACGCGGCCCGCGACGGTGCTGCGGGGGGTGGAGCGTTCGGTGTAGTCGAGCGGCGGGCCGCCGATGGCCGCGGCGAGTTCCTCGAAGCGGGCGGGGTCGGTGGGGAAGCCGCGCAGGAGGAGCGCGCCGTGCCGGCGCAGGACGCCCAGCAGCGAGGGGAGGTTCTCGGTGGCCCAGGCCGCGGGGTCGGCCACGGCGGCCGGGCCGAGCGGACAGACGGCGAGGCGGGTGTGGGTGTTGCCCTCGAAGTGGCCGGGGTGGGCGGGCGGGGCGGGGCGCCGGGGTGCGGCGGTGGGGGCGCTCACGCGCTCACCGCGCACAGCCGGGCGACGGTGTCGTCGTCGCAGTCGGCCCAGAAGGCACCGGCGGTGTCTTCGAGGTGGTCCATGGAGTCGGCCTGGAACAGGACGCTCTGGTAGGCGGTGATGTCGTACTCGGCGCGGGCGACGGAGTCGATGTCGAGGCGGCGGATCTCGGCGCCGCGGAACTGGCCGAGCTCCCCGGAGGAGGACAGGATGCTCGCGCCGTAGGCCCTGGGCCCGTCCGGCGCGGCGAGCACGCCCGATTCGAGGGTGAACCAGAAGACCTTGGAGACGAGGTCGAGGCCCTGTCCGCTCTCCATGCGGGCGGCGGCCTGCCCGGCGAGCCGGTACAGGGCGGCGAACCGCGGGTGGGCCAGGGCGTTGGCGTGCCCGACCAGTTCGTGCAGGACGTCGGGCTCCGGGGAGTACAGGGGCCGGGCGGTGTGGCGCAGGTACTGGGTGGCGCGGAAGCAGGAGTCGGCGAGGGAGCCGTAGAAGCGGCGCAGCGGTACGAGGCCGGGGGCGGGCTCCAGCCGGAAGCCGGTGAGGGCGGTGAGCCGGACGCTGACCTCGTCGAGCTGCGGGATGCGGTCGGCGGGCAGGTCCAGGGCGCGGGCGGCGTCGAGGAACTCGGGGGCGGCGAGGTGGGTGTGGAGGTCGCCGAGCCGGGTCAGGGCGGTGCGCCAGGTGGCCTCTTCCTCCTCGGTGTAGGAGACGTGCGGGGCCGGCCGGCCGGGGCGGTGGGCCTCGGCGGCCGCCGCGATCGCGGCGCGCCGGCGCCGGTAGGCCCGGTCGGCGAACCCGGGGTGGTCCGGGGGCAGTTCGACGGGGTGGAGGCGGCCGCTGCCCAGGTAGGCGGCGGTGGGCACGCCGGGGGCCGCGGGGTGGTGGCGGTGGCCGCGGGGGCGGCCGCGGCACTCGTCGGCTCCGCACAGGCAGTCGGCGAAGGAGGTGATCTCCCATTCGGTGGTGTCGTAGTCCCAGGTGATCTCCTCGCCCGGGGCTATGGGGCGCAGGGCGACGAAGTCGTAGCCGCCCCGGGCGTTGTCGACGATGCCCGTGTTGGGGGCACAGGAGTGGTTGATGAGCTGTGCGGGCTCGTCGAGGTCGATGTGCAGGTCCCAGTCCTTCTGGAAGGACATCCGGGTCTGGACGGCCGAGGTACCGGTCACGGTGCCCTCGACGACGGTCTCGCCCTCTTCGAGGGGTCGCGCGGCCAGTACGGTGCGCCCCTTGCCGGGCTCGTGGCCGACGGTCACTGCGGTTGTTCCGGTTTCCACTGATCCTCCAGCTTCCGTCCCACGACGCGGGCGATGGCGGCCGCCGTCGCGGGGTGCAACATGGCGTGGTGCGCACAGTCGAGGGTGTGCACCTCGGTCTCTCCGGTGCGGTACGGCTCCCAGGCCCCGGGGCCCGGTGCGCCGTCGGCGGCGGACCCGGCCGCGGTGAACAGCAGCAGGTCGCCGCGGAACACCGCGGGTGTGTGGTGGTGGGGCAGGCGGGTGTTGTCGGTGTAGGCGCGCAGCAGTCCGCGCAGCGCGTCCTCGCCGAAGGCGGCGTAGGGGCCCGCGGAGTCCCGTACGCGGGCCAGTAGTTCGGCGGGGGCGGTGGCGGGGGCCCCGGGCAGGCCGAGGGCCTCGGTGAGTCCGGCGAGGACCTCGCCGTCGCCGGGGGGCGCGGCGGGGCCCTGATGCGGGTAGGCGTCGAGGACGGCGAGGAGGCCGACCGGCTCGCCCAGTTCCTGGAGGCGTACGGCCGCCGCGTGGGCGACGAGCCCGCCGAAGGACCAGCCCAGCAGGTGGTACGGGCCGTGGGGCTGGATCGCGCGGATGCGGCGGACGAGGTCGTCGGCGGCCTCGGCAAGGCCGGCGGGCCGCGCCGCCGGGTCGGTGATGGCCGGCGACTGGAGCCCGTACACGGGCTGTTCGGTCCCGAGGTGGCGCACGAGCCGGGCGTAGCGCCAGGCCAGGCCGCCGGCGGGGTGGACGCAGAACAGCGGGGGCCGCTCGCCGCGCCGCTGGAGCGGCAGGACGGGGTCCAGCGGGCCGGCCGCGTCCGGGGAGCCGGCGGCGGCCGCGGCGAGGGCCGCCGCCGTCGGGGCGGTGAACAGGGCCTGGGCGGTGAGGTGCGCGCCGAGGGCGGCGCGGACCCGGCCCACCGCGCGGATGGCGAGGATGGAGTGGCCGCCGTGTTCGAAGAAGTCGTCGTGGACGCCGATGTCGGGGGCGCCGAGCACGTCGGCGAAGATCCCGCAGACGATCTCCTCGTACGGGGTGCGGACCTCGGGTGTCCCGTCCGCGTGGGCCGGGGCGGGGGTGGGGCTGGGGGCCTGCGGGTCGGGGAGGGCGGCGCGGTCGAGTTTGCCGCTCGCCGTCAGCGGGAGTTCCGTGAGGACGGCGAAGGCCGCGGGGACCATGTGGGCGGGCAGGTGCGCGGCGGCGTGGGCGCGCAGCGCGTCGGCGTCCGGGGCCGTGCCGGGGGTGGGGACGGCGTAGCAGACCAGCCGTGCCCCGTCCCCGTCCCGCTCGTCGTCGTGGCGCAGGACGGTGACGCTGCGCAGGACCTGCGGGTGCCGGGCCAGGGCGGCGTCGATCTCCCCGGGTTCGATGCGGTGGCCGCGCAGGCTGATCTGGTCGTCGGTGCGGCCGAGGCAGTCGAGGGCGCCGTCGGGGCGGACGCGCACCAGGTCGCCGGTGCGGTACATGCGGGCGCCGCCGGGGGTGGCGACGAACCGTTCGGCGGTGCGCGCCGGTTGCCGCAGGTAGCCGCGGGTGACGAGGTCGCCGGCGATGTACAGCTCGCCGGGCACGCCCGGGGGTACGGGGCGCAGCCGTTCGTCGAGGACGTGCAGGCGGGTGTTCCAGGCGGGGGTGCCGATGGGGACGGCGCCTTCGGGGAGCGGCTCGCCGGGGGCGATGCGGGCGGCGGCGCAGCCGACGGTGGTCTCGGTGGGGCCGTACTCGTTGACGACGGCGGTGCCCGGGTGGCGCTCGCGCCAGGCGGCGAGTGCGGCGGCGTGCAGGGTCTCGCCGCCCAGGACGAGTTCGCCGGTCGGCGAGGCGGCGGGGGGCAGGGCGAGCAGCAGCGGCAGGTGGCTGGGGGTGGCCTTGAGGAGGGTGGGCGCTTCGGTGGGCGCTTCGGTGGGGGTTTCGGTGGGGGTCTGCTCGCGGCGCAGGTCGCCCGGTTCGATGCGGCCGCCGGCGAGGAGCGGGGTGAAGAGGCTGGTGACGGTGAGGTCGGCGGTGACGGGCGAGTGCAGGAGGGTGCGGCCGGCGGCGCCCGGGTAGTGGGCCCCGGCCCAGGCGAGGTAGGCGCACAGCTGGCGGTGCTCGACGACGACGCCCTTGGGTTCGCCGGTGGAGCCGGAGGTGTGCAGGACGTACGCGGCGTGGCCGGGCAGCAGCGGGGCGGTCCGGTCGGCGTCGGTGACGGGGTGGTCGCCGGGCGGGTGGGGGGCGGCGGCCAGCTCGGCGAGGGAGGTCTCGGTGAGGACGGTGACGGGGCCGGCCGCGGCGAGGACGCGGGCGGTGCGGGCGGCCGGGGCGGCCGGGTCGAGGGGGACGTAGGCGGCCCCGGACTTGAGGACGGCGAGGATCGCGGTGAGCAGGCCGGCGGAGGGCGGCAGGGCGAGGGCGACGGTGCGTTCGGGGCCGGCGCCGAGAGCGATGAGGCGGCGGGCGAGCCGGTTGGCGCGGGCGTCGAGCTCGGCGTGGGTCAGTTCTCCGTCGGCGAAGGCGATCGCGTCCGGGTGGGCGGCGGCCGCGGCGGCGAGCATGTCGGGCAGGACGGCCGGGCCGGCCGGGACGTGGCGCGGTCCTCGCGCGGCGGCGTCGAGGGCGGCGCGTTCGGCGGCCGCGAGGACCTCGTGGCGGCCCGCGGGCGCCTCGGGGTCGGCGGCCGCGGCGGCGAGGAGGCGGCCGAGGCGCTCGGCGAGCGCGGCGGCGGTGGCCGCGTCGTAGCGGTCGACGGCGTACTCGACGGTGCCCGTCAGGCCCGCCGGGGTGCCGTCCGGGGCGTGCCGCTCGGCGAGGGTGAAGAGCAGGTCGAACTTGGCGGCGCCCGCACCCGCGCCGAGGGCCTCGCTGCTCAGGCCGGGCAGCTCCAGGCGGGCGGCCCCGGTGTTGCCGACGCTCAGCATCACCTGGAAGAGGGGGTGGCGGGCGGTGGAGCGGGCCGGGTTGAGTTCCTCGACGAGCCGCTCGAACGGCACGTCCTGGTGGGCGTGCGCGGCGAGGTTCGCTTCGCGGGAGCGGGCCAGGA encodes:
- a CDS encoding non-ribosomal peptide synthetase, coding for MTTASAAPYASAPAPAAAPDPGRLFAAAVARDPGRTAVVAPDRSLTFAELDTASARAAAGLLARGAGRGTRVGIALPRGADLVVALLAVWRAGAAYVPLDPAYPEAHRLRIAREAGLHHVLHELPAPGEEGAADWAAVHPLETAYVIHTSGTTGRPKGVEATRGGVARLMAALAASGTHGPGPATVAWNASTSFDASVQQWTRVCRGDTLVLLDDETRADPERLAATLRAHAVTDLDATPSHWATLHDRLTDRAAHEPPLRLHLGGEQVPAALWQRIAEATARGVLEAVNLYGPTEFTVDATAAPVLGPDPHAGRPLPGIRVYVLDARLRRLPAGETGEVYLAGDRPARGYAGRPAATAERFTADPWQADGSRMYRTGDRGRLRPDGTLELLGRTDRQVKLRGLRIEPGEVEAALAGHPSVAAAAVEPRGETLTAYWLPAPGTGTDPAPLRAHLADRLPAHLVPAAFQAVSPWPLAPGGKLDRAALPTAPPPPHPGTGPDAGPDTGPDEELRTPAERLVAEVWSTVLGRDAVRAGDDFFALGGHSLMALRVVARVRAELGVTLPTKDVYRHPRLRDLAAHVTTLAGPAE
- a CDS encoding TauD/TfdA family dioxygenase: MTTLSLSRTAPLSLRVTPGAPTRVAARPAAGLEQTCHWLSASRGALRAALAESGALLLRGLPLHDPADFARIRDALFTERTAYREKATPRSDFGDDVFSSTDLPSAQPIRPHNENSYTLTFPGRLLFGCLIAPEQGGATPVTDVRQVLRNLPEDLVRRFRATGWRLTRSYSDHLSVDWRTAFATDSRDEVERYCAANRISCSWQPDGTLRTAQVRPAVIRHPHTGEEVWFNHAAFWNQWALDAELRQVLLDELGPDGLPFDTSFGDGTPLTEEQVAAIDRAYDAATVREDWRPGDVLLVDNLLTAHGREAYRGERRILVAMGDPVALSDCRPSTESAGFPS
- a CDS encoding thioesterase II family protein, which gives rise to MTHDTVVIRPLDRPGARRTLVCLGFCGGGTAAYRDWARAVPEDTDLALVCYPGREGRFAEDHAPTWDALVADAADAVRAAARTPYVLFGHSMGGWVAFEAAVRLERAGLGPRALVVSSCNAPSGGVTERDQFPAGRDTDAQLLDWMRTAGLLPDYVLGDPDLTAMAVELMRADIRVRDDYRYVPGVRVQAPLQVLHGASDPVVDPAGAARWRELTTGAAEVTALPGGHFYTPGDWAVLPRHIAALRAVAAH
- a CDS encoding TauD/TfdA family dioxygenase — encoded protein: MSAPTAAPRRPAPPAHPGHFEGNTHTRLAVCPLGPAAVADPAAWATENLPSLLGVLRRHGALLLRGFPTDPARFEELAAAIGGPPLDYTERSTPRSTVAGRVYTSTAYPPDQTIPLHNESSYASRPPGTVYFLCAEAAPTGGATPIADGRAVLRLLPPDLVDRFRAGVLYTRVYREGLGLSWQEGFQSEDPHEVEERCRAAGIAFEWTGDGALRTRHHRPALVTDPAGGAEAWFNQAHLFHSSALEPEVREALLEMYGEQDLPRNAYFADGTPIPDADLAAVRAAYDEAAFAFPWQEGDLLILDNLLVAHGREPFTGPRQVLVAMTGPAGGNRP
- a CDS encoding phenylalanine 4-monooxygenase, with protein sequence METGTTAVTVGHEPGKGRTVLAARPLEEGETVVEGTVTGTSAVQTRMSFQKDWDLHIDLDEPAQLINHSCAPNTGIVDNARGGYDFVALRPIAPGEEITWDYDTTEWEITSFADCLCGADECRGRPRGHRHHPAAPGVPTAAYLGSGRLHPVELPPDHPGFADRAYRRRRAAIAAAAEAHRPGRPAPHVSYTEEEEATWRTALTRLGDLHTHLAAPEFLDAARALDLPADRIPQLDEVSVRLTALTGFRLEPAPGLVPLRRFYGSLADSCFRATQYLRHTARPLYSPEPDVLHELVGHANALAHPRFAALYRLAGQAAARMESGQGLDLVSKVFWFTLESGVLAAPDGPRAYGASILSSSGELGQFRGAEIRRLDIDSVARAEYDITAYQSVLFQADSMDHLEDTAGAFWADCDDDTVARLCAVSA